ACAACATTGCGGTCAATGCCTTCTACTGCCGGATAGGCTTCCATCGGCTCCTCAACGAAGAGCGGCATCTGGTCTAGCGATGTGATGGACGAATGCCCTGCAAAGGCCTTGTAGCGATCGTGGTATTTAGCTCCCAAGCGAAGCGCCCCAAAGCCACCCATCGACAGCCCGCCGATGAAGTGAGGCGCGTCAATGTCGTTGCCGACATTCTCACTAACGGCCTGTGGCACGTCCTGTGAGATCCAAGCTTCAAAGTCCTTGTCGATATGCGGCACGTAGCCACTACCATCACCCCAGAGACCATCCGAAGGCATGACAAGAAGCATAGGTGGCACTTCGCCCACATCAATGAGACGCTGCAGAGTCATGTGCGCCTTGCCCATCAATGACCAGATCCAGTGGCTGCCATAGACACCATGTAAAAGCGTGACCACAGGCAGGTCTGTGCGCCCTTCGGCTTGCTGCGGGATGTAGATCGAAAGATCAGCACGTGCCTTAAGCGCCGGGCTTTTGACGGTAACCAAGCGCAGCATTCCCCGCTCACAAGGAATGTCGCCAACCTCGGTCGTACGGAAATAGGATGCTCGACAATCAACCATTTAAAAACAACAACTTTAAATTACATGTATCCATATTGGTTTTCAGAAATTCACTCAAATGAAATCACGCCTTTGGCGTTACGACCAGCCATCATGTCGTCGATCGCTTGCTGCAAATCTTCGAGTGGATAACTACGGGTAATGAGCTCGTCGAGCTTGAGCTGTTTGCGTTCGTATAGTTCCAACAGCTTTGGAAAATCAAATTCGGGCATCGCTCCACCGTAAAGCGGGTTGATGTAAAGTTTGTCCCACTCAAAAAGGTTCATATCGATTGTAATTTCTTCCTCGATACCGGACACCTGCACAGCCGTTCCAGCACTACGCACCATGGCGAGCGGAGCAGCACCGAGCGCAGGCACACCTGTGCACTCGAAGGCGTAGTCCGCACCGCGGCCGCCGCAAAGCTCTTTCACTTCTTCAGAGGCCTGCATGAGGCCCTTGTCTTCTCGGGAAGCCAATATCGTATGGGTCGCGCCAAACTGTTTTGCCATCTCAAGACGCTGCTTGTTAACATCGATCGCGATAACCTTGGCCGCACCAGAAATGTGTGCGCCCTGTATCGAGTTGAGACCGACGCCGCCAGTGCCGAGCACAACGGCAGAACTACCAGCGGCGAGCTTGGCAGTATTAACCACCGAACCATAACCGGTCATCACGCCACATCCAATAATGCAGGCTGAGGTGAAAGGGATCTCAGTGGTGTATGGGATGACGGCTTCCTTTTTGACTACTGTGTGGCTGCTCAATGTACCGATGTTGAAGGATCGCTTAACTGGTTCGCCCTTCCACATACTGGCTTCGGGATGCGCCATGCCTTCGAACTTATTTTGACTAGTGACCTGCGAGTTTACCTCACAAATGTTCTGTTTGCCGTTCTGGCACTGGAAGCAATCCTTACACGGGATCGCCCAATTCAGGAGTACCTTGTCGCCAGCCTTTACATGGTCAACGCCTTCGCCCACCGCTTCAACGACGCCGGCGCCCTCATGCCCCATGACGTGTTCGAAGCCCCAAGTAAGAGAATCGTAATCCGTATGACACAGTCCTGACGCCTTGATGGCGACGAGGACTTCTCCACGCTTTGGCGGGTTGACTTGAATGGTTTCGATAGTAAAAGAACCCTTACCATCGGAAATAGCAGCACTTGCTTGGATAGACATAAAAAGTGTTAGGTGGGAAATAGATTGATTAGCTCATCAGCTAGTAAACGTCGCGGGCATAGCGTTTTTCTTTCCTGAGGTTTCTGATGTAGTCTTGGGCCTCGTCCTCAGATTTTACTCCATGAACTTGGACGACTTCATGGAGCGCCTTATCGACATCTTTGGCCATCCGAAGAGCATCGCCACACACAAAGAAGTACCCACCCTCTTGCAACCACTGCCAAATCTCCGCCCCACTTTCGAGCATGAGGTGCTGCACGTATAGTTTCTCTTCCTGGTCACGCGAAAAAGCAAGGTCCAGCTTATTGAGCAGACCACTCTCCTTCCAACCTTCCAAAAGCTCATCGTAAAGGTAGTCCGTCGCACGATAGGGATTTCCGAAAAGCAGCCAATTTTTCCCCTTCGCTCCCCTCACCTCACGCTCTTCCAAAAAGGCTCGAAAGGGAGCAATCCCAGTTCCCGGCCCTACCATTATCATCGGTGCATCATCATCCGCAGGAGGACGGAAAGCCTTGTTGGTCTGCACAAAAACTCCCGGCTGAGAATCTTCACTCCGGTTGGCCAGGTAAGTCGAGCAGACGCCTCCCCGGGAGCGACCATGCGTTTCATAGGTTACAACTCCCACCGTCAGGTGAACTTCATCGGGGTGAGCCTTGGGGCTGGAAGCAATGGAATAAAGTCGCGGATGCAGCTTTTTTAAAATGGCAACGAACTCTTCTCCATTCTGGAATTTCACCGGATAGTCGATCACGAGATCAACTAACTCACGTCCCCAGAAAAACTTCTCCCAAACTTCTTTTTTATCTTCTTCAATAATCGATTTCAGCACTTCTGAACTACTGCGCTTCTGCCAATCGGTGACCAGCTTCTTGCTTAAGGTCCGGATGTCGTAACTCTTCAGCAAGGCCTCACGCAACGGCGCGTTTCCACCATCAGGCAGTGGAACCTCAGCTTCGGAATCCAAAGAAAGCACCGCGAGGATCTCATCGACCACTTTTTCGTCGTTCACCGGATAGACTCCAAGCGCATCTCCAGCTTCGTATTCCAAGCCGGATCCCCTGAGTGACAATTCAACGTGGTGTGTGGACTTGAAGGCACCTTCGCGATTGAGATCGTAGTTCTTGAGAATCGAGGCAGGGAAAGGTTTATTCTTTCCAAAAGTCTCCCCATTCACCGAGGTCACCTGAGCCTTCGATGTCGTAGCTCCAGTTCCGAGCACGTCCAAAACACCTTTCTTCCAAAGCTCGAAAGGCTGATCAAAATCAACGTCACAATCCACACGCTCGTGAATACGCTCTCCCCCCAACTCGGCGAGACGTTGGTCGACAATTTTACCCGCTTGGCAAAAGTCAGGATATTGAGAATCGCCCAAAGCTAGAACGGAAAATTGGAGCCCTTCAACCCGTGGCGCGGATTCCGCGCAAAGGGCATCGACAAAATCGACTGCATTGTCGGGCGGCTCACCATCACCGTAGGTACTGGTCACCACGAGGAGGTTCTTCTCCGAAGCCAAATTTGCGACCTCGTAATCGACCACTTCAATGACAGACGGTTCAAAGCGACCTTCCGCAAGTGCAGCTGCCATCTGATTGGCAAGTCCTTCTGCATTTCCAGTCTGTGAGCCCCATAGAATAGTCACCGGAACCGCTGGTCCCTCATCCAGTGGCAACTCAAAGGAAGCAAGCTGCTTAGCGAATAGGCCAAATTGTTTGGCAAGGTGGTTATTGAGCCAAACAATTTGTTCATCGGTGAACGGTGCTTTCTCAGGGCCAATCATAGAAATTTCATAAGGGACTTTGAAGGAATCAGGCGTAAATAGATTCACGCATTGCGTGAGAAGAAACGTACGTGAACAGACTCGTAACCGACCTGCCGCTCGTAGGAAGATTCTTTCTCCATCTTGGGTTCTGACTCGATTAGAACCATGCGCTCTACATGCTTGCAAAGCGACTTCATCAAGCTTCGAAAAAGAAGACGGGCATGGTGTGCGCCGAGGCAATTATGACGACCAAATCCGTAGCCAATGTGGGGATTTGGGTCCCGATCCAACTTAAGTTCATCGGGGTCTTCAAATACCGTTTCATCCCGATTTGCAGAGGGCCAACAAATTGCAACCCGTCCTCCTTCAGGAACTTCCTGTTCTGCTAATTTTGCCATATGCGGACACTTCCGAGTGATGGCAGTCAACGGACTAACATAACGCACGAATTCTTCCCCAGCGAGATTGATTCGCGATTCGTCTTCCCTGAGGAAAGACAGCGAATCCGGATCCTCGGCAAGATGGGCAAAAATGCTCGCTGCCGTATTGATGATGGTGTCTCTCCCTCCCGCAAATGTCACATTGGCAAATCCTTGCTTCTCGTCGAAGGTCAACTTGCGACCACGGAATTCAACCTCGTTGAGGTAGCTGAAAAAGTCACCTCCAGGCTCCTTTTCTGCCTGCTTGAAACGACTGCCGGTGTATTGCTCAAGCAAGTGTCCATCGCCCGCATCGTCATCCCGGTCGTGGAATACGTGCAGTCCCCAACTGATCCAAATATCAGCCTCGGACTCCGGCATCCCCAGCAATAGAGCAAGCGCCTTACTCTGCATCGGCAGCACAAATCCTCGCACTGCTTCAATTTCCCCCAGACTCACGGCGTCCCGAACCATTTTGTCGATCATCTGCTCGATCGCAGCGATGAACTTCGCATCACTCCTCGGCTTGTTGAAGAGCGGCTGAACCAGGGCCCGGAAATCGGCATGGTCCGGCGGGTCGATCTCAAGCGGAAGCTGCCTTACTCCACGCACATCCGCTTCCGAGTGCAAAACACACATGAGTGGATTATCGCTGCTGAAAGTCTCCCAGTCTTTCGCCGTCTCCTTAGCATCCTCATGGCGCAACACGAGCGGCACATTTTCACCATCACAATCGACATTCAAAACTCCCTCTTGGGTACGAGCTTTACGAAATGGGTCAGAATGATCCGGCATAATAGTTGAACTTTTTTGGGATACGCGGTCATTCGACCAAATATAAACCATTTACTATAGCAACTAGCCCTATTTCACGCAAACGAGATGATAACCACAACTGATACTATTTTCACACTTTAGAATGAAACGAGTCGCTTTATGGTTTTTGATAAACCGTCCAAAAGTCATCAAGACACAATCTTGAGCAAAATAATTATCCGAGCTGATATAAAAAAAGTATAGAGTAAGATTCGACCGCCAAAACTACAAAATACGAAATCCGATAGAACGATTCATCAGGGTGCACTCCATAGGTCGTTACCATCGTGCCAACGGGCGCAGTAAGTTCCGTAACCTGATTAAACTTAATCCGATTTCACCAAGGCCTTGAACTCGACCATCTGCACAGTCTCAAGATTAGTGGAACCTAACTTACTTTAGGAGTGACTAACTCGTATATTAGGATATTCCTATTTAATTTCGTTTATCAGCCTAAAATGCCATTACAATACCTAAAATCAAAGTAATCGGACTGGCATAAGGCTAAAAATATGATAGCTTCTGGACAAACCTACAGGCTTTTTCGTCAGCAAACGAAGTTTGATCCGTAGCCATGAAAAATTGGAAAAAATTTTTGTTAAAAATTTGCCCAATAAGGTTGCAATTACAAATTATTATATACTTTTCTATAAGCCTTGAAAAAAACATCAAATGTATCTTTATTTGGATATCAACTATTCGTAGTTTTATTCATTGCGGTCGGATTTAGTCCATTGGCAAACGCAGAGAGCGAATGGGAGCAACTACTTGATAGTCTCAATGATCGACGAGAGGTC
The Rubellicoccus peritrichatus DNA segment above includes these coding regions:
- a CDS encoding alpha/beta hydrolase, which produces MVDCRASYFRTTEVGDIPCERGMLRLVTVKSPALKARADLSIYIPQQAEGRTDLPVVTLLHGVYGSHWIWSLMGKAHMTLQRLIDVGEVPPMLLVMPSDGLWGDGSGYVPHIDKDFEAWISQDVPQAVSENVGNDIDAPHFIGGLSMGGFGALRLGAKYHDRYKAFAGHSSITSLDQMPLFVEEPMEAYPAVEGIDRNVVDAILANCDSIGPFRFDCGVDDLLIKHNRTLAKALGDAGVEFTYQEFPGGHEWSYWETHVVKTFKFFAEQL
- a CDS encoding Zn-dependent alcohol dehydrogenase translates to MSIQASAAISDGKGSFTIETIQVNPPKRGEVLVAIKASGLCHTDYDSLTWGFEHVMGHEGAGVVEAVGEGVDHVKAGDKVLLNWAIPCKDCFQCQNGKQNICEVNSQVTSQNKFEGMAHPEASMWKGEPVKRSFNIGTLSSHTVVKKEAVIPYTTEIPFTSACIIGCGVMTGYGSVVNTAKLAAGSSAVVLGTGGVGLNSIQGAHISGAAKVIAIDVNKQRLEMAKQFGATHTILASREDKGLMQASEEVKELCGGRGADYAFECTGVPALGAAPLAMVRSAGTAVQVSGIEEEITIDMNLFEWDKLYINPLYGGAMPEFDFPKLLELYERKQLKLDELITRSYPLEDLQQAIDDMMAGRNAKGVISFE
- a CDS encoding diflavin oxidoreductase, whose translation is MNLFTPDSFKVPYEISMIGPEKAPFTDEQIVWLNNHLAKQFGLFAKQLASFELPLDEGPAVPVTILWGSQTGNAEGLANQMAAALAEGRFEPSVIEVVDYEVANLASEKNLLVVTSTYGDGEPPDNAVDFVDALCAESAPRVEGLQFSVLALGDSQYPDFCQAGKIVDQRLAELGGERIHERVDCDVDFDQPFELWKKGVLDVLGTGATTSKAQVTSVNGETFGKNKPFPASILKNYDLNREGAFKSTHHVELSLRGSGLEYEAGDALGVYPVNDEKVVDEILAVLSLDSEAEVPLPDGGNAPLREALLKSYDIRTLSKKLVTDWQKRSSSEVLKSIIEEDKKEVWEKFFWGRELVDLVIDYPVKFQNGEEFVAILKKLHPRLYSIASSPKAHPDEVHLTVGVVTYETHGRSRGGVCSTYLANRSEDSQPGVFVQTNKAFRPPADDDAPMIMVGPGTGIAPFRAFLEEREVRGAKGKNWLLFGNPYRATDYLYDELLEGWKESGLLNKLDLAFSRDQEEKLYVQHLMLESGAEIWQWLQEGGYFFVCGDALRMAKDVDKALHEVVQVHGVKSEDEAQDYIRNLRKEKRYARDVY
- a CDS encoding cytochrome P450, translating into MPDHSDPFRKARTQEGVLNVDCDGENVPLVLRHEDAKETAKDWETFSSDNPLMCVLHSEADVRGVRQLPLEIDPPDHADFRALVQPLFNKPRSDAKFIAAIEQMIDKMVRDAVSLGEIEAVRGFVLPMQSKALALLLGMPESEADIWISWGLHVFHDRDDDAGDGHLLEQYTGSRFKQAEKEPGGDFFSYLNEVEFRGRKLTFDEKQGFANVTFAGGRDTIINTAASIFAHLAEDPDSLSFLREDESRINLAGEEFVRYVSPLTAITRKCPHMAKLAEQEVPEGGRVAICWPSANRDETVFEDPDELKLDRDPNPHIGYGFGRHNCLGAHHARLLFRSLMKSLCKHVERMVLIESEPKMEKESSYERQVGYESVHVRFFSRNA